A stretch of Vulpes vulpes isolate BD-2025 chromosome 4, VulVul3, whole genome shotgun sequence DNA encodes these proteins:
- the SPARC gene encoding SPARC codes for MRAWIFFLLCLAGRALAAPQQEALPDETEVVEETVAEVAEGPVGANPVQVEVGEFDEGAEETEEEVVAENPCQNHHCKHGKVCELDESNTPMCVCQDPTSCPAPIGEFEKVCSNDNKTFDSSCHFFATKCTLEGTKKGHKLHLDYIGPCKYIPPCLDSELTEFPLRMRDWLKNVLVTLYERDEDNNLLTEKQKLRVKKIHENEKRLEAGDHPVELLARDFEKNYNMYIFPVHWQFGQLDQHPIDGYLSHTELAPLRAPLIPMEHCTTRFFETCDLDNDKYIALDEWAGCFGIKEKDIDKDLVI; via the exons ATGAGGGCCTGgatcttctttctcctttgcctgGCCGGGAGGGCCTTGGCAGCCCCT CAACAGGAAGCCCTGCCTGATGAGACAGAGGTGGTAGAGGAAACCGTGGCTGAGGTGGCAGAG ggaCCTGTGGGAGCCAACCCCGTGCAGGTGGAAGTAGGAGAATTTGATGAAGGTGCTGAGGAAACTGAAGAGGAGGTGGTGGCTGAAA ACCCCTGCCAGAACCACCACTGCAAACATGGCAAAGTGTGTGAGCTGGATGAGAGCAATACTCCCATGTGTGTGTGCCAGGACCCTACCAGCTGCCCTGCTCCCATTGGCGAGTTTGAGAAG GTATGCAGCAACGACAACAAGACCTTTGACTCTTCCTGCCACTTCTTTGCTACCAAGTGCACCCTGGAAGGCACCAAGAAAGGCCACAAACTCCACCTGGACTACATTGGGCCTTGCAAAT ACATCCCCCCCTGCCTGGACTCTGAGCTGACTGAATTCCCTCTGCGCATGCGGGACTGGCTCAAGAACGTTCTGGTCACTCTGTACGAAAGGGATGAGGACAACAACCTTCTGACCGAGAAGCAGAAGCTGCGA GTGAAGAAGATCCACGAGAACGAGAAGCGCCTGGAGGCTGGAGACCACCCCGTGGAGCTGCTGGCCCGGGACTTTGAGAAGAACTACAACATGTACATCTTCCCTGTGCACTGGCAGTTTGGCCAGCTGGACCAGCACCCCATTGACGG GTACCTGTCCCACACGGAGCTGGCCCCGCTGCGTGCACCCCTCATCCCCATGGAGCACTGCACCACCCGCTTCTTTGAGACCTGTGACCTGGACAATGACAAGTACATCGCCCTGGACGAGTGGGCGGGCTGCTTCGGCATCAAGGAGA AGGATATTGACAAGGATCTGGTGATCTAA